The proteins below come from a single Hirundo rustica isolate bHirRus1 chromosome 6, bHirRus1.pri.v3, whole genome shotgun sequence genomic window:
- the PHLDA2 gene encoding pleckstrin homology-like domain family A member 2, translated as MKMQAEVIREGELEKRSDSLFQLWKKKLVVLTKDSLSLFPDGHKRAKGKELGFGSILKVDCVERTGKYIYFTIVTKDRKEIDFRCPDQSCWNASITMALIDFQNKRAIQDFKSRQEMEQAAGTQERRLARAP; from the coding sequence ATGAAGATGCAAGCCGAGGTGATCCGCGAGGGCGAGCTGGAGAAGCGGAGCGACagccttttccagctgtggaaGAAGAAGCTGGTGGTGCTGACCAAGGACAGCCTCAGTCTCTTCCCCGACGGGCACAAGCGGGCCAAGGGCAAGGAGCTGGGCTTCGGCTCCATCCTCAAGGTGGACTGCGTGGAGCGCACGGGCAAGTACATCTACTTCACCATCGTCACCAAAGACCGCAAGGAGATTGACTTTCGGTGTCCGgaccagagctgctggaacGCCTCCATCACCATGGCCCTCATCGACTTCCAGAACAAGCGGGCCATCCAGGACTTCAAGAGCCGCCAGGAGATGGAGCAGGCGGCGGGCACCCAGGAGCGGCGGCTGGCCCGAGCGCCCtga